From Nicotiana tabacum cultivar K326 chromosome 15, ASM71507v2, whole genome shotgun sequence, the proteins below share one genomic window:
- the LOC107792516 gene encoding uncharacterized protein LOC107792516, which yields MPKDIIDYVKSGFGVGVSYMLAWRAIEKTVYFLRGEPADSYNKLPGYLYTLDITYPGSHIRMEKSSKNEFMYLNISLDAFIKGFDYYRPIIVVDGSHLKSAYTGTFDSASTLDGVAYGVVDSENDASWLWFFEQFKVAYGEREKLCIISDRNESIIKSISRVYPTVPLFACIWHLYNNVYKKLKKSHEKLSEVYFSMAKAYTQDEFDSLMEKVDIRVKDYLELVGYDKWARLYAPVNQGWSITSNITESINSALV from the exons ATGCCAAAGGATATAATTGATTATGTGAAGTCGGGCTTCGGTGTCGGTGTTAGTTACATGTTGGCGTGGCGCGCTATAGAAAAGACAGTGTATTTCCTGAGGGGTGAACCAGCTGATTCATACAATAAATTACCAGGGTACTTATATACACTGGATATAACTTATCCTGGTTCTCATATTAGAATGGAAAAATCTTCTAAAAATGAGTTCATGTATTTGAATATATCGTTGGATGCTTTTATAAAGGGATTTGATTACTACCGACCCATCATCGTTGTGGATGGCAGCCACCTAAAATCAGCATACACAGGGACATTCGATTCGGCTAGCACGTTGGATGGTGTAG CATATGGCGTAGTTGATTCAGAGAATGATGCCTCTTGGTTGTGGTTCTTTGAGCAATTTAAGGTAGCTTATGGCGAACGGGAAAAGCTGTGCATTATTTCAGATAGGAATGAAAGCATCATCAAATCTATATCCAGAGTGTATCCTACCGTACCCCTTTTTGCTTGTATATGGCATCTATACAACAACGTATACAAGAAGTTAAAAAAGAGTCATGAGAAGTTAAGCGAGGTATACTTTTCAATGGCAAAAGCATACACCCAAGATGAATTTGATAGTCTAATGGAAAAGGTAGATATTCGGGTGAAAGATTACTTGGAATTAGTTGGATACGATAAGTGGGCTAGGTTGTATGCACCTGTTAATCAAGGATGGTCTATAACATCAAATATTACTGAGTCAATCAATTCGGCACTTGTATAA